In Juglans microcarpa x Juglans regia isolate MS1-56 chromosome 7D, Jm3101_v1.0, whole genome shotgun sequence, the following are encoded in one genomic region:
- the LOC121238194 gene encoding lysosomal Pro-X carboxypeptidase-like, whose protein sequence is MKSPISSLQSWLPLNIFLIISTSVLISSTSATTIFDIPRLSPLGGILQDPETVFSANVSDDFETFYYNQTLDHFNYMPESYSTFQQRYVINSKYWGGANRSAPILAYLVAEAPLDSTYLKAIGFLTDNAAEFKALLLYIEHRYYGESIPFGSRTEAFRNASTLGYFNSAQALADYAEIILNLKEQLQAQYSPVIVIGGSYGGMLASWFRLKYPHIAIGALASSAPILYFDDITPQDGFFSVVTKDFREASETCYQTIKDSWSIIDEVATKPDGLSVLSKTFKTCDPLSSSSGLKSNLVSMYAHAAQYNHPPNYPVTTICGGIDGAPPEIDILDKVFAGVVAYSGNRTCYVNAPQNISETTLGWRWQTCTEMVIPIGITNINTMFQPRPFILSNFTEGCRSIYGLPPRPHWVTTYYGGHDIKVILQRFGSNIIFSNGLKDPYSSGGVLVNISNSIVAIHTVNGSHCLDMHPANQTDPEWLITQRKAEVNIIKGWITNYYFDLLTAFRQ, encoded by the exons ATGAAGTCTCCAATATCTTCATTGCAATCATGGCTCCCTTTGAATatctttcttatcatttcaaCCTCTGTACTTATCAGTAGTACTAGTGCGACAACGATATTCGATATTCCTAGACTGAGTCCACTTGGAGGAATTCTACAAGATCCTGAAACAGTATTCTCTGCAAATGTTTCGGATGACTTCGAAACATTTTACTATAATCAAACACTTGATCACTTCAACTATATGCCCGAAAGCTACTCCACTTTTCAGCAAAGATATGTGATCAATTCTAAGTACTGGGGTGGTGCAAATCGTAGCGCTCCAATTTTAGCTTATCTTGTCGCAGAAGCACCGTTGGATAGTACTTATCTAAAGGCCATCGGATTTCTCACTGATAATGCCGCAGAGTTTAAGGCTCTCTTGCTATACATAGAG cATCGATATTATGGGGAGTCTATACCATTCGGATCAAGGACAGAAGCATTTAGAAATGCAAGCACTCTCGGGTACTTCAACTCCGCCCAAGCTTTAGCAGATTATGCAGAAATCATCTTAAACTTAAAGGAACAATTACAAGCACAATATTCCCCAGTAATTGTCATTGGAGGATCATATGGAGGAA TGCTAGCTTCGTGGTTTCGGCTAAAATATCCTCACATTGCCATTGGCGCCTTGGCCTCATCAGCTCCAATCCTTTACTTCGATGACATCACTCCACAAGACGGATTTTTCTCTGTTGTTACCAAGGATTTTAGG GAAGCTAGCGAGACCTGCTACCAAACTATAAAAGATTCATGGTCTATAATAGATGAAGTTGCAACTAAGCCTGATGGTCTTTCTGTCCTTAGCAAGACATTCAAGACTTGCGA TCCCCTAAGCTCATCTTCTGGGCTCAAGAGCAATTTGGTGTCGATGTATGCCCATGCAGCTCAATATAATCATCCCCCAAACTATCCGGTTACCACAATCTGCGGTGGCATAGATGGAGCTCCTCCTGAAATAGATATTCTTGACAAAGTATTTGCAGGTGTTGTTGCCTATTCTGGAAATAGAACATGCTATGTCAATGCACCCCAAAATATATCTGAAACAACTCTAGGTTGGAGATGGCAG ACGTGCACTGAGATGGTGATACCCATTGGAATTACCAATATTAATACAATGTTCCAACCTAGACCTTTTATCCTAAGCAACTTCACTGAGGGGTGCAGAAGCATATATGGTTTACCGCCTCGGCCTCATTGGGTCACTACTTACTATGGAGGCCAT GATATAAAAGTGATCCTCCAAAGGTTTGGAAGCAACATCATCTTCTCCAATGGGCTCAAAGATCCTTATAGCAGCGGCGG GGTGCTTGTAAACATATCAAACAGTATCGTTGCCATCCATACAGTTAACG GATCTCATTGCCTGGATATGCATCCAGCAAACCAAACCGATCCAGAGTGGTTGATCACACAAAGAAAAGCTGAGGTTAATATCATCAAAGGATGGATCACCAACTACTACTTTGATCTCCTCACAGCTTTCAGGCAATAA